A part of Antennarius striatus isolate MH-2024 chromosome 21, ASM4005453v1, whole genome shotgun sequence genomic DNA contains:
- the kcnj19b gene encoding G protein-activated inward rectifier potassium channel 1, translating into MSAIRRKFGEDYQVVNTNRTITFSAPVKRKRQRFVEKNGRCNVQHGNLGGETSRYISDLFTTLVDLKWRWNLLIFILTYTVAWLVMASMWWVIAYIRGDLTNGGRDSSYTPCVANVYNFPSAFLFFIETEATIGYGHRYITEKCPEGIILFLFQSLLGSIVDAFLIGCMFIKMSQPKKRAETLMFSQDAVISQRDGKLCLMFRVGNLRNSHMVSAQIRCKLIKSRQTPEGEFLPLDQCELDVGFGTGADQLFLVSPLTICHEINTKSPFFDLSQRSLTNEQFEIVVILEGIVETTGMTCQARTSYTEDEVLWGHRFLPVMSLEEGFFRVDYSQFHNTFEVPTPPHSMKEQEDSMLTSPNGLPIAPTQSSPLLGEGGRGGRRERLLSADSADHMEDQASRLPSKLQRMSSTKDELLWRGLKTVPVLPGGKASSTGDLPLSIQRLRSGSIPVTRQGQLEEQIQLLSLEGDAEEVEMEKYSLPASISTIPAPTPTVHVPLLGSRPEDNLPPKLRRMNADR; encoded by the exons ATGTCGGCCATACGGAGAAAATTTGGGGAGGACTACCAGGTGGTCAACACCAATCGGACCATTACTTTTTCCGCACCGGTGAAAAGAAAGCGGCAGCGGTTCGTGGAGAAGAACGGCCGCTGCAACGTCCAGCACGGTAACCTTGGAGGGGAGACAAGCCGATACATCTCCGATCTCTTTACCACACTGGTGGATCTTAAGTGGCGCTGGAACCtactcatcttcatcctcacttACACAGTTGCATGGCTGGTCATGGCTTCTATGTGGTGGGTGATCGCTTACATCCGCGGCGACCTGACGAACGGCGGCCGGGACTCATCCTACACCCCGTGCGTCGCCAACGTGTACAACTTTCCCTCCGCGTTCCTGTTTTTTATCGAGACGGAGGCGACCATCGGGTACGGCCATCGCTACATCACCGAGAAGTGTCCGGAGGgtatcatcctcttcctcttccagtcGCTGCTGGGGTCCATCGTGGACGCCTTTTTGATCGGCTGCATGTTCATCAAGATGTCGCAGCCGAAGAAGCGCGCAGAGACGCTGATGTTCAGCCAGGACGCTGTCATTTCGCAACGGGACGGGAAGTTGTGCCTCATGTTTCGAGTGGGGAACCTGCGGAATAGCCATATGGTGTCTGCGCAGATCAGGTGCAAACTCATCAAG tcCCGGCAGACCCCGGAGGGTGAGTTCCTGCCCCTGGACCAGTGTGAGCTGGATGTGGGTTTTGGGACAGGGGCGGACCAGCTCTTCTTGGTGTCACCTCTGACCATCTGCCATGAGATCAACACCAAGAGCCCGTTTTTCGATCTGTCACAGCGCTCACTCACGAATGAGCAGTTTGAGATTGTTGTCATCCTGGAAGGCATCGTTGAGACCACCG GTATGACGTGCCAGGCGAGGACATCTTATACTGAAGATGAAGTTTTGTGGGGCCATCGATTCCTCCCTGTCATGTCACTGGAGGAGGGTTTCTTCAGAGTTGACTACTCTCAATTCCACAACACTTTTGAGGTCCCTACACCTCCGCACAGCATGAAAGAACAAGAGGATTCAATGTTGACGTCACCCAACGGTCTGCCTATAGCACCCACCCAGtcctctcctctgctgggagaaggtggccGTGGAGGCCGCAGGGAAAGGCTCCTCTCAGCCGACAGTGCAGACCACATGGAAGACCAAGCCTCTAGGCTGCCTAGTAAACTTCAGCGCATGAGTTCCACCAAGGATGAGCTCCTGTGGAGGGGGCTGAAGACGGTACCAGTCTTGCCTGGGGGGAAGGCTTCCAGCACAGGAGACCTCCCACTTAGTATTCAGAGGCTGAGATCTGGTTCAATCCCGGTAACCAGGCAAGGACAGCTGGAGGAGCAAATCCAGCTGTTGTCCTTGGAAGGAGATGCAGAGGAGGTCGAGATGGAGAAATACAGTCTGCCGGCATCCATTAGCACCATACCTGCTCCAACCCCAACAGTCCACGTCCCTTTGTTGGGGAGTCGGCCAGAGGACAACCTGCCTCCTAAGTTGCGCAGAATGAATGCTGACCGTTGA